The following proteins come from a genomic window of Chlamydiales bacterium:
- a CDS encoding glycosyltransferase family 4 protein, with product MKSVVILKSRLEARGGLEKYTRYLAAAFAERGYTVKILTTGNYLSWGKIEVISLGKTSKFSLYHLWKFNVRCQKWLQKYPADIVFGMERNTFQTHYRAGSGVHAIYLKRRMMIDSWFKSFSCFFNPLHRYLLKVEKMIFNDPKLKILFTNSNMVKKEILATYKIQSKKIQVIHNGVEWVEKERPFQETFLKPRRKVFHFLFVGNGFKRKGLAFLLRGLKTIKDSFFLTVVGKDKNLSFYQKLAKNLCVRFVGEQKDVTPFYQEADALVIPSIYDPFSNVTLEGLAMGLFVVSSKYNGGHEILTRETGVVIENLMNPKAALERAFLFPKTLERATLIRQSIKDLDFSNQLDKLVSLSLC from the coding sequence ATGAAATCGGTTGTTATTCTTAAAAGCCGACTTGAAGCGCGAGGAGGCCTTGAAAAATATACCCGTTATCTTGCTGCAGCCTTTGCAGAAAGAGGGTACACAGTGAAAATTCTTACCACTGGAAATTATCTATCTTGGGGGAAAATAGAAGTGATTTCTCTTGGTAAAACCTCAAAATTCTCTCTTTATCATCTTTGGAAATTTAATGTTCGATGCCAAAAATGGCTTCAAAAATATCCAGCTGATATCGTATTTGGAATGGAACGTAATACGTTTCAAACTCATTATCGAGCAGGAAGTGGAGTACATGCAATTTATTTAAAAAGGCGTATGATGATAGATTCCTGGTTTAAATCTTTTTCATGTTTCTTCAATCCCCTTCACCGCTATCTATTAAAAGTGGAAAAAATGATTTTTAACGATCCAAAATTAAAAATTTTGTTCACCAATTCTAATATGGTAAAAAAAGAAATCTTAGCTACTTATAAGATCCAATCTAAAAAAATCCAGGTGATCCATAATGGTGTAGAATGGGTGGAGAAAGAGCGACCATTCCAAGAAACTTTCTTAAAACCACGTAGAAAAGTTTTTCATTTCCTATTTGTTGGCAATGGCTTCAAACGGAAAGGTCTTGCTTTTTTACTGCGTGGACTTAAAACGATTAAAGACTCCTTTTTTCTTACTGTAGTTGGGAAAGATAAAAATCTCTCTTTCTATCAGAAGCTTGCTAAAAATCTTTGTGTTCGATTTGTTGGTGAACAAAAAGATGTGACTCCATTCTACCAAGAAGCCGATGCTTTAGTCATTCCTTCTATCTACGACCCCTTCTCCAACGTGACCTTAGAAGGTTTAGCAATGGGACTCTTTGTTGTCTCCTCAAAATATAATGGAGGACATGAGATTCTAACTCGGGAGACAGGAGTAGTAATTGAAAATTTAATGAATCCAAAAGCTGCTTTAGAACGTGCTTTTTTGTTTCCAAAAACTTTAGAACGAGCCACACTCATTCGTCAAAGTATTAAAGATTTAGATTTTTCTAACCAGTTAGATAAGCTCGTCTCTTTATCTCTATGTTAA
- a CDS encoding RsmE family RNA methyltransferase gives MPHNRFFIDQSFVKGKSLYLHSETRHLQVMRIRLGQEIELVNGKHQLAKARLIHSHIAEILSVEEKAPPPPIILCQGIPQANRLDTIVEKGTEIGMTELWLFPGQLSKKTTVSLDRLKKITISAMKQCGRLDLPKIELKPPLNEWCTTPLPAYFGDLSENTPFVLLAKAKKNICLFIGPEAGFTSEEKKSLQSLGVIGVRFHPWILRTDTAALVALSLITASHSERNLA, from the coding sequence ATGCCCCATAACCGCTTTTTTATAGACCAATCTTTTGTAAAAGGAAAATCCCTCTATCTTCATAGCGAGACCCGCCATCTCCAAGTCATGCGTATTAGACTAGGCCAAGAAATTGAGCTGGTGAATGGAAAACATCAACTTGCAAAAGCTCGTCTGATCCATTCCCATATCGCTGAAATTCTTTCCGTAGAAGAAAAAGCTCCTCCCCCTCCTATTATTCTTTGCCAGGGGATTCCACAGGCTAATCGTCTAGATACAATCGTAGAGAAAGGCACAGAAATAGGCATGACAGAACTATGGCTTTTCCCAGGTCAATTAAGCAAAAAAACAACCGTCTCTCTTGATCGTTTAAAAAAAATTACCATCTCAGCTATGAAACAATGTGGTCGTCTTGATCTTCCAAAGATTGAGTTGAAACCTCCTTTGAATGAATGGTGTACAACTCCACTACCTGCTTATTTTGGAGATCTGTCAGAAAACACCCCTTTTGTTCTTTTAGCAAAAGCAAAAAAAAACATCTGTCTATTTATTGGCCCAGAGGCTGGTTTCACTTCAGAAGAAAAAAAATCTCTTCAATCACTTGGTGTGATAGGAGTAAGATTTCATCCATGGATATTGCGTACAGATACGGCTGCTCTTGTTGCCCTCTCCTTAATTACAGCTTCGCATTCAGAAAGAAATCTTGCTTAA
- the pyk gene encoding pyruvate kinase, with protein MVNRTKIICTIGPAVATFDKVEELVEAGMNVARINLSHGNHQTHQCMIRLLKEIREKKKIPLAIMLDTKGPEIRLGHVAKEPLMLKAGSRIRFVKQEVLGDENHVTLSPPSVFKELKKEMFILLNDGSLITHVIEIQDDEVLVEVDHGGEIRSTRGVNIPGVEIDFPLMTKKDIEDIHFGCAEDIDLIAASFIRSSEHVCAIKSLLKEAGKPEISVIAKIENSQGIENFESIAEVADGIMVARGDLGVEISLTHVPRLQKMMIGKCYLMAKPSVTATQMLESMIKNFQPTRAEVSDIANAIYDSTSAVMLSGETAIGDYPIEAVKVMQAIIQETEEDFSYYEFFKKGTYRIFFDVPSSVAQASIHTAYSSNAKAIFAFTKSGATARLLSSLRPKMPIIAMTPSLKVYHQLSILWGVIPILSPDIEDIEEAKKRISLFALNHRLVDYGDLVVISAGTLFGKPGSTNMMIVDRIGEIVLEGYEGAGHQVSGRVIFGLSDSDIDECCIEEKILLIHHCSERDLPLLKKAKGVIMEKGDLQGENYLKKIAKELNFPYILYNKKEKISLNKNQLVVLDPPKSLVYQKI; from the coding sequence ATGGTTAACCGAACGAAAATTATTTGTACAATTGGTCCTGCTGTTGCAACTTTTGATAAAGTAGAAGAGCTGGTTGAAGCAGGCATGAATGTTGCACGGATTAACTTGAGTCATGGAAACCATCAGACACATCAATGCATGATTCGTCTTCTTAAAGAGATTCGTGAGAAAAAAAAGATTCCTCTTGCCATTATGCTTGATACCAAAGGCCCTGAGATTCGTTTAGGGCATGTTGCAAAAGAACCTCTTATGCTTAAAGCAGGGTCGCGTATTCGTTTTGTAAAACAGGAAGTTTTAGGGGATGAAAACCATGTGACCCTAAGCCCACCATCAGTCTTCAAAGAACTGAAAAAAGAGATGTTTATTCTTCTAAATGATGGCTCGCTAATTACTCATGTAATTGAAATTCAAGATGACGAGGTATTAGTAGAAGTCGATCATGGAGGAGAAATTCGCTCAACTCGTGGTGTCAATATTCCTGGAGTTGAGATAGATTTCCCTTTAATGACAAAAAAAGATATCGAAGATATTCATTTTGGTTGCGCTGAAGATATAGATTTGATTGCTGCTTCTTTTATCCGTTCTTCTGAACATGTTTGTGCAATTAAATCTTTACTTAAGGAAGCAGGTAAGCCTGAAATTTCTGTGATTGCAAAAATTGAAAATAGTCAAGGAATAGAGAATTTTGAAAGTATTGCCGAAGTTGCAGATGGAATTATGGTAGCACGTGGAGATTTAGGAGTTGAAATCTCCCTTACTCATGTGCCTCGTCTTCAAAAAATGATGATAGGCAAATGCTATCTTATGGCAAAACCTTCAGTGACTGCGACCCAAATGCTTGAATCTATGATCAAAAATTTTCAGCCAACACGAGCTGAGGTTTCCGACATAGCAAATGCGATTTATGATAGCACCTCAGCAGTCATGCTATCGGGTGAAACTGCGATTGGAGACTATCCAATTGAGGCAGTTAAAGTCATGCAGGCAATTATTCAAGAAACCGAAGAGGATTTTAGTTATTACGAATTTTTTAAGAAGGGGACATATCGTATCTTTTTTGATGTACCTTCTTCTGTAGCTCAAGCAAGTATTCATACAGCATATAGTTCGAATGCTAAAGCCATTTTTGCTTTTACAAAAAGTGGCGCTACAGCGCGTCTTCTGTCTTCTCTTCGTCCAAAAATGCCAATTATTGCTATGACTCCTAGTCTAAAAGTCTATCATCAACTTTCAATACTATGGGGTGTTATTCCAATTTTATCTCCCGATATTGAAGATATTGAAGAGGCAAAAAAACGCATTAGCTTATTCGCTCTTAATCATCGATTAGTTGATTATGGTGATTTAGTTGTTATTAGTGCTGGAACGCTTTTTGGAAAGCCAGGAAGTACAAATATGATGATTGTAGATAGAATCGGAGAGATAGTATTAGAAGGATATGAAGGAGCTGGCCATCAGGTCAGTGGTCGGGTGATCTTTGGGTTATCTGATAGCGATATAGATGAGTGTTGTATTGAGGAAAAAATCCTTCTTATTCACCATTGCAGTGAAAGGGATCTTCCTTTGCTTAAGAAAGCAAAAGGGGTGATCATGGAAAAGGGAGATCTTCAGGGAGAAAATTATCTAAAAAAGATTGCAAAAGAGCTGAATTTTCCCTACATTTTGTACAATAAAAAAGAAAAAATTTCCCTGAATAAAAACCAATTGGTTGTGCTAGATCCACCTAAATCCCTTGTTTATCAAAAAATTTAG